A portion of the Calliphora vicina chromosome 5, idCalVici1.1, whole genome shotgun sequence genome contains these proteins:
- the LOC135961889 gene encoding uncharacterized protein LOC135961889 produces MFKLLLLITIAIAAVSAGRLKREEQSTNEALLESGLNIAKDGVKKLEEIASNLISANSTDSLMEQGGAIWDQVKSLASTISKTTQEWSDNTSVKELREIAGSTVQDFKSDHPGLTNAVAGSVESLNKVANEIIVKLKLMVDDKDVKEISNTLIETTSSGINVIKDQLKETTQALTEKLNKDVVKDAADS; encoded by the exons atgtttaaattgttaCTACTAATCACTATAGCAATTGCAGCT GTCTCAGCTGGACGTCTTAAACGTGAAGAACAATCTACCAATGAGGCTTTATTGGAAAGTGGTCTGAATATTGCCAAAGATGGTGTTAAAAAACTAGAAGAAATTGCCTCAAATTTGATTAGTGCCAATAGCACGGATAGTCTGATGGAACAAGGAGGAGCCATATGGGATCAAGTTAAATCATTGGCCAGCACTATATCAAAAACT ACCCAAGAATGGTCGGACAATACCTCGGTCAAGGAATTACGTGAAATTGCCGGCAGTACAGTGCAAGACTTTAAATCTGATCATCCAGGCTTGACTAATGCTGTTGCGGGCAGTGTTGAAAGTCTTAATAAAGTGGCAAATGAAATTATCGTTAAACTTAAGCTGATGGTTGATGATAAGGATGTGAAAGAAATATCAAACACTTTGATTGAAACTACTAGCAGTGGCATAAATGTCATTAAGGATCAACTGAAAGAAACAACTCAAGCTTTAACTGAAAAATTGAACAAGGATGTGGTAAAGGATGCAGCTGATAGTTAA